Proteins co-encoded in one Flavobacterium fluviale genomic window:
- a CDS encoding FecR family protein: MGISSNVITILRKINSDGSLNIEKFKELSPEEQELINKLYEDGLIDEALKFIDSMDVDQNWEELQAVLKQQSPAPVIPLWKKALKYAAVFIILTGIFFIVQRSSVNNPQVKLAEDQVQLVLENGDIQILNEDGSGEIVSNSGQVLGTQKGSELKYKSANGIQKTVYNQIRIPNGKTFNLTLSDGTHVYLNSGSTLRFPVNFIKGMKREVYLEGEAFFEVSKDKMHPFIVNANAINVKVLGTKFNVSSYAEDKHVSTVLVEGSVSLNNDAKPDEKTILIPGYKGAWTKNSDKILLEKVDTRLYTNWMKGELVFKNTAFAAIIKKLERTYNVTIKNYDEELNEIEINASFNKNIENINAVMNSLSTVRSFNYKINEDKSIIITKKQPMK, translated from the coding sequence ATGGGGATTTCATCAAACGTAATTACAATTCTTCGAAAGATAAATTCTGATGGAAGTTTAAATATTGAAAAGTTCAAGGAATTAAGCCCCGAAGAACAGGAACTTATTAATAAACTATATGAAGATGGATTGATTGATGAGGCTTTGAAATTTATCGATTCAATGGATGTAGATCAAAATTGGGAGGAATTACAAGCCGTACTAAAACAGCAAAGCCCTGCACCAGTTATACCATTATGGAAAAAAGCCTTAAAGTATGCTGCCGTTTTTATTATTCTTACTGGGATTTTTTTTATAGTGCAGCGCAGTAGTGTAAATAATCCTCAAGTTAAATTAGCAGAAGATCAGGTACAATTAGTTTTAGAAAATGGAGACATTCAAATTCTTAATGAGGATGGTTCGGGCGAAATTGTGTCGAATAGCGGTCAGGTCTTAGGTACTCAAAAAGGAAGCGAATTAAAGTACAAGTCTGCTAATGGTATCCAAAAGACAGTATATAATCAGATCAGGATTCCTAATGGAAAGACATTTAATTTAACCTTGTCTGATGGAACCCATGTTTATCTTAATTCAGGAAGTACGCTGCGATTTCCTGTAAATTTTATTAAAGGCATGAAAAGAGAAGTTTACCTAGAAGGAGAAGCCTTTTTTGAGGTAAGCAAAGACAAAATGCATCCCTTTATTGTTAATGCTAATGCAATTAATGTGAAAGTTTTAGGAACGAAATTTAATGTTTCTTCTTATGCAGAAGACAAACACGTAAGTACAGTATTAGTAGAGGGGTCAGTGAGTTTGAATAATGATGCAAAGCCAGACGAAAAAACAATTCTTATTCCGGGTTACAAAGGTGCCTGGACTAAAAACAGCGATAAGATTTTATTAGAAAAAGTAGACACAAGACTGTATACGAACTGGATGAAAGGTGAATTAGTCTTTAAAAACACAGCTTTTGCGGCTATTATAAAAAAATTGGAGCGTACCTATAATGTAACGATTAAAAATTATGACGAAGAATTAAATGAGATTGAAATTAATGCCTCTTTTAACAAAAACATAGAAAATATCAATGCGGTAATGAACTCACTTAGTACGGTTCGTTCTTTTAATTATAAAATAAATGAAGACAAATCAATAATAATTACTAAAAAACAGCCTATGAAATAA
- a CDS encoding CDP-alcohol phosphatidyltransferase family protein translates to MGKEKDGEDYTTIAERTFSDRKRTNILKRAEQSTIVFLLPKVPKFISPNALTLIGSIGSGFVFLAFLLGTYLAKWYLLFGIIGLVINWLGDSLDGRLAYYRNTPRRWYGFALDIIADWIGIVLIGFGYYIYAKNGTQIVAFAFVALYGWSIIISQLRYKITNEYSIDSGFVGPTELRFIIAFILLIEVLFQGSITYLAGLITTVLLLINIVDSIKLLKLGDLKDKNQV, encoded by the coding sequence ATGGGAAAAGAAAAAGATGGTGAAGATTATACCACAATCGCGGAACGAACATTTTCAGACCGCAAACGAACTAATATTTTAAAAAGAGCAGAGCAGTCAACAATTGTATTTTTGCTTCCAAAAGTGCCAAAATTCATTTCGCCCAATGCACTCACTTTAATTGGTTCAATTGGTTCTGGGTTCGTTTTTTTAGCTTTTCTTTTAGGTACTTATTTAGCAAAGTGGTATTTGCTTTTTGGAATTATTGGTTTAGTAATAAATTGGTTAGGTGATTCTTTAGATGGAAGATTGGCTTACTACAGAAATACTCCACGCCGCTGGTATGGTTTTGCACTTGATATTATTGCCGATTGGATTGGCATTGTACTTATAGGCTTTGGCTACTATATTTATGCTAAAAATGGCACACAAATAGTAGCCTTTGCTTTTGTGGCTTTGTATGGCTGGTCAATCATAATCAGCCAGTTGCGCTACAAAATCACAAATGAATATAGTATAGATTCCGGCTTTGTCGGTCCCACAGAACTTCGATTTATTATTGCCTTTATTTTACTTATAGAAGTGTTATTTCAGGGATCAATTACGTACTTGGCTGGTTTGATCACTACAGTATTGCTTTTAATTAATATTGTTGATAGCATAAAACTTTTAAAACTCGGTGATTTAAAGGATAAAAACCAAGTCTGA
- a CDS encoding VOC family protein, translating to MTKIKTTIKPFLTVNNAIKAVDFYVNAFGAVESKRYLLENNKTSSVITIEDAEFYLSDEEPCDGTQTASQTSNNPIRIILETKNADKIFESALKFGASEICPITTEEDWRIGKLKDPFGHIWEIGYPF from the coding sequence ATGACAAAAATCAAAACTACTATCAAACCTTTTCTTACTGTAAACAATGCAATAAAAGCAGTTGATTTTTACGTCAATGCCTTTGGAGCTGTTGAATCAAAAAGATATTTGCTTGAAAACAATAAAACCTCATCAGTAATAACAATTGAAGATGCTGAATTTTATCTCAGCGACGAAGAACCATGTGATGGAACTCAAACTGCCAGCCAGACATCCAATAATCCAATTAGAATAATTTTAGAGACTAAAAATGCAGATAAAATATTTGAAAGTGCACTAAAATTTGGGGCATCAGAAATTTGTCCCATAACAACCGAAGAAGACTGGAGAATAGGTAAACTAAAAGATCCTTTTGGGCATATTTGGGAAATTGGATATCCTTTTTAA
- a CDS encoding response regulator, whose product MKYRNILLVNDTNDDAEIFVLVLNAISDKIRSSVESSALEALKKLQDSKLAPDIIFLDYNMPYLDGSGFLKLLRDIKGLKRIPVVLYSRDSGLMIEEAMTKFNGVQFLKKRTNFRKLFKSLQNIIISEKPEEKFSF is encoded by the coding sequence ATGAAATACAGAAATATATTACTAGTCAACGATACAAATGATGATGCAGAGATTTTTGTATTAGTCTTGAATGCAATTAGTGACAAAATTCGATCATCAGTAGAAAGCAGTGCACTTGAAGCGCTAAAAAAGCTTCAGGATTCAAAACTGGCGCCAGATATCATTTTTTTAGATTACAACATGCCATATCTCGATGGCAGCGGATTTCTTAAATTACTTAGAGATATTAAAGGTCTAAAAAGAATTCCAGTTGTGCTTTATTCCAGAGATTCAGGACTTATGATAGAGGAAGCAATGACCAAATTTAATGGAGTGCAGTTTTTGAAGAAACGTACAAATTTTAGAAAACTTTTTAAGTCGCTGCAAAATATAATCATATCTGAAAAGCCTGAGGAAAAGTTTAGTTTCTAA
- a CDS encoding RagB/SusD family nutrient uptake outer membrane protein, whose amino-acid sequence MKNIKIAILLLTLICTGCSDYLEEDNLGNTTAENYYTTEEGYEGLVNAAYASLRKIYQPTPYIFCAGTDLFFNAHEEVPAGLASYQNLTPGTTEVDVFFSSLYQSIQKTNMGLAYAERTEDFSALKSRIAELKTIRAYYYFLLVQNFGDVTLVKDLISEPITHFERTPAKDVYQFIIDELKQAIVDLPATQSDFGRVTQRAAQHILAKVYLTRGYEPFAAASDFTDAAVLADAAIGSQGLNLTFEKLFEYNKDKNEEVLWSIQYSPESTQSGGLSHNWDYPWGPLVQGANDGVVKKSTLHPTQYLLTLFEDEDTRFEGTFLNIKTTPYSGWRLNPANTPVAYYYPRTAAQIADVPVWRAADPINRAKTIISPISDHWWDRLNTTDYPALKKYDRVQTSTPSIQYTHDLYLARLGETYLIAAEAYFKSGNTASALSRVNVVRQRAGASLKADVDLDFILEERARELAGEGFRWLDLKRTGKLMEYTKVRNPDIKALFDSGIDPFLGNGGNYKILRPIPLSAISLDSGEYAQNPAY is encoded by the coding sequence ATGAAAAATATAAAAATAGCAATACTTCTTTTAACGCTCATATGTACAGGTTGTTCAGATTATTTAGAAGAAGATAACCTTGGTAATACTACTGCGGAAAATTATTATACCACAGAAGAAGGATATGAAGGATTGGTTAACGCAGCTTATGCGTCGTTACGTAAAATATATCAGCCCACTCCATATATATTTTGTGCAGGGACAGATCTATTTTTTAATGCTCATGAAGAGGTTCCGGCAGGACTGGCTTCTTATCAGAACTTGACACCGGGAACAACAGAAGTAGATGTGTTTTTTAGCTCTTTGTACCAGAGTATCCAAAAAACCAATATGGGATTGGCTTATGCTGAAAGGACAGAAGATTTTAGTGCCTTAAAATCTAGAATTGCGGAGTTAAAAACAATTAGAGCCTATTATTATTTTCTGTTAGTTCAAAATTTCGGAGATGTAACTTTGGTAAAAGACCTGATAAGTGAACCAATAACCCACTTTGAAAGAACTCCTGCAAAAGATGTTTATCAGTTTATTATTGATGAATTAAAACAAGCTATAGTCGATTTACCTGCAACTCAATCTGATTTTGGACGAGTAACGCAGCGTGCCGCGCAGCATATACTGGCTAAAGTATATTTGACTCGTGGATACGAGCCGTTTGCGGCAGCTTCGGACTTTACTGATGCTGCAGTGCTTGCAGATGCTGCAATAGGAAGTCAAGGACTAAATTTAACATTTGAAAAATTATTCGAATATAACAAAGATAAAAACGAAGAGGTTTTATGGTCAATTCAGTATTCGCCGGAATCTACCCAAAGCGGAGGACTGTCTCATAATTGGGATTATCCATGGGGACCATTAGTGCAGGGAGCGAACGATGGAGTTGTAAAGAAAAGCACGCTCCATCCAACCCAGTATTTATTGACATTGTTTGAAGATGAGGATACTAGATTTGAAGGAACATTTTTAAATATTAAAACTACACCTTATTCGGGCTGGAGATTAAACCCGGCAAATACTCCTGTTGCTTACTATTACCCTAGGACAGCAGCCCAAATTGCTGATGTGCCGGTTTGGAGAGCAGCAGATCCTATCAACCGTGCGAAAACTATAATATCGCCAATTTCAGACCATTGGTGGGATCGTTTGAATACTACAGATTATCCTGCACTCAAAAAATATGATCGGGTACAAACATCGACTCCTTCTATTCAATACACTCATGATTTGTATTTGGCAAGATTAGGAGAAACTTACTTAATTGCTGCTGAAGCCTATTTTAAATCAGGAAATACAGCGAGCGCCCTGTCGCGTGTTAATGTGGTACGCCAGCGAGCGGGTGCTTCTCTAAAGGCAGACGTGGACTTAGATTTTATTTTAGAGGAAAGAGCCAGAGAATTGGCTGGTGAAGGTTTTAGATGGCTTGATTTGAAACGCACTGGAAAACTTATGGAGTATACGAAAGTAAGAAATCCAGACATTAAGGCACTTTTTGACAGCGGTATTGATCCATTTTTAGGAAATGGAGGAAATTATAAAATTTTACGTCCAATTCCATTGTCAGCTATATCATTGGATTCTGGAGAGTATGCGCAAAACCCTGCGTATTAA
- a CDS encoding GtrA family protein yields the protein MFKKKSIFIFLQAQVAAFLGGITDYGLMILLTEVYKLHFTFSILISGTVGAIINFSINRFWVFKNQCGYSSPINNQLFKFALVVLGSISLKSFGTLILQKVFQIDYRIGRLITDSFVSYGFNYPLIKYWVFKAKEKQNVIESN from the coding sequence ATGTTCAAGAAAAAATCTATTTTTATTTTTCTACAAGCACAAGTTGCGGCATTTTTAGGCGGCATTACCGATTATGGGTTAATGATTTTATTAACAGAAGTATATAAACTTCATTTTACTTTTTCTATTCTAATCTCTGGAACTGTTGGAGCTATTATCAATTTCAGTATCAATAGATTTTGGGTTTTTAAAAATCAATGTGGTTATAGCAGTCCTATTAATAATCAGCTTTTTAAATTTGCGTTGGTAGTATTGGGAAGTATATCTTTAAAATCTTTTGGTACCCTTATTCTGCAAAAAGTATTTCAAATCGATTATAGAATTGGAAGATTAATCACGGACAGTTTTGTTTCCTATGGATTTAATTATCCACTGATTAAATATTGGGTTTTTAAGGCAAAAGAAAAACAGAATGTAATCGAATCAAATTAG
- a CDS encoding sigma-70 family RNA polymerase sigma factor: MRQLEEIETLYKENFAFLCLVSFQITKDREAAKDIVQDFFIYFWNKHQSTNINLSFKAYGAKAVKNLSLQYVEKIKRMDVEKNHLSIPEYEEIINLEKKDDSKIAAVLKLLESLPEARRNIFISHVVNDLSYSEIAETYNISINTVKTQMKRSYAFIREKTNGNILLLLIIMLFNKS, from the coding sequence GTGAGACAATTAGAAGAAATAGAGACTTTATACAAAGAAAATTTTGCTTTTTTATGCTTGGTTTCTTTCCAGATTACAAAGGATAGAGAAGCTGCCAAGGATATTGTTCAGGATTTTTTTATTTACTTTTGGAATAAGCATCAGAGTACAAACATTAACTTATCCTTTAAGGCTTATGGGGCTAAGGCTGTCAAAAATTTAAGTCTTCAATATGTAGAAAAAATAAAAAGAATGGATGTGGAAAAAAACCACTTATCCATCCCTGAATATGAAGAAATTATAAATCTTGAAAAAAAGGACGACAGCAAAATTGCGGCAGTACTTAAGCTGTTGGAGTCACTTCCTGAAGCGCGAAGAAATATTTTTATTTCTCACGTCGTGAACGATCTCAGCTATTCTGAAATTGCAGAAACATATAATATATCAATAAATACCGTAAAAACTCAAATGAAAAGGTCTTATGCTTTTATACGCGAAAAAACCAACGGTAATATTTTACTGCTGCTAATTATAATGTTATTTAATAAGAGTTAG
- a CDS encoding pectate lyase family protein — protein MQNILEKIIFKRTILAACFCVFSSAYAQYPEIPKPLQDKTDAVLASEEKRLDEIWNTNYHIIKEQAKQGRPYVPWASYPKDLVQADIPAFPGAEGGGAFTQGGRGGKIFIVNSLEDSGKGTFREACEAVGARTIVFNVSGIIKLKKPISMRAPYVTIAGQTAPGDGICIAGETLEINTHDVIIRHMRFRRGATDVTRRDDALGGNVIGNVIIDHCSVSWGLDENISLYRHLFQLNKKAAAEKLPACNVTIQNTISAEGLDVYNHAFGSTIGGLNSTFLRNLWADNISRNASIGMYGDFNFVNNVVFNWWNRSLDGGDHRSLFNIINNYFKPGPITPTDQPIRYRILKPESRYMEPKTFGRAYVDGNYIVGAPEVTADNWNGGVQLEELSLEESKDDLDYIKQSRPFSMPHVTIMTAEQAYEFVLNNVGATLPKRDAVDERVINQVRTGKIDAKDGLENAIGAEFIKRRLPADSYKKGIITSPDQVGGYPHYKGKAYKDSDNDGISDAWEIKYGLNHKDASDANKDLNNDGYTNIEKYFNGIDPTQKTDWTKVDNNTDTLAKLKRLLQ, from the coding sequence ATGCAGAATATTTTAGAAAAAATTATTTTTAAGCGCACCATTCTTGCGGCTTGCTTTTGTGTTTTTTCATCAGCGTATGCGCAGTATCCTGAAATTCCGAAACCGCTTCAAGATAAAACAGATGCTGTTTTAGCAAGCGAAGAAAAAAGATTGGACGAAATATGGAATACTAATTACCACATTATAAAAGAACAAGCGAAACAAGGACGTCCTTACGTTCCTTGGGCTTCCTATCCTAAAGATCTGGTGCAGGCAGACATTCCAGCTTTTCCAGGTGCCGAAGGCGGAGGTGCTTTTACCCAAGGGGGCAGAGGCGGTAAAATATTTATAGTGAATAGTTTAGAAGATAGCGGAAAAGGGACTTTTAGAGAGGCCTGTGAAGCAGTGGGAGCAAGAACCATTGTATTTAATGTTTCGGGAATCATTAAATTAAAAAAGCCTATCAGTATGCGTGCACCTTACGTAACCATTGCCGGGCAGACAGCTCCGGGTGACGGCATCTGCATAGCGGGAGAGACTTTAGAAATAAATACTCATGATGTCATCATCAGGCACATGCGTTTTAGACGTGGAGCTACAGACGTTACTCGAAGAGATGATGCTCTTGGCGGCAATGTTATAGGAAATGTTATTATAGACCACTGCTCGGTAAGCTGGGGACTAGATGAAAATATTTCGCTTTACAGACACCTTTTTCAGCTTAATAAAAAAGCCGCAGCAGAAAAACTGCCAGCCTGTAATGTCACTATTCAGAATACAATTTCAGCTGAGGGATTAGATGTTTACAATCATGCTTTCGGAAGTACAATTGGAGGATTAAACAGTACTTTTTTAAGAAATTTATGGGCGGACAATATTTCGAGAAATGCTTCAATCGGGATGTATGGCGACTTTAATTTTGTAAATAATGTGGTGTTCAATTGGTGGAATCGATCTCTGGATGGCGGAGACCATCGCTCATTATTCAATATTATTAATAATTATTTTAAACCGGGACCAATCACTCCAACAGATCAGCCGATTCGATATAGGATCTTAAAACCAGAATCGCGCTATATGGAACCTAAAACTTTTGGCAGAGCGTATGTTGATGGAAATTATATAGTGGGAGCCCCAGAAGTGACTGCTGATAACTGGAATGGGGGAGTTCAATTGGAAGAACTTTCATTAGAAGAATCTAAAGATGACTTAGATTACATTAAACAGAGTAGACCATTTTCAATGCCTCATGTTACAATTATGACGGCTGAACAAGCATATGAATTTGTATTAAATAATGTGGGAGCAACACTGCCTAAGAGAGATGCCGTTGATGAACGCGTTATCAATCAAGTCCGCACCGGAAAAATTGATGCTAAAGACGGTTTGGAAAATGCAATCGGTGCAGAATTTATAAAAAGAAGACTTCCAGCCGACTCATATAAAAAAGGAATTATAACTAGTCCAGATCAAGTAGGAGGTTACCCTCACTACAAAGGTAAAGCATACAAAGATTCGGATAATGATGGAATTTCTGATGCTTGGGAAATAAAATATGGTCTAAATCACAAGGACGCTTCTGATGCGAACAAAGATTTGAATAATGACGGTTACACTAATATTGAAAAGTATTTTAACGGTATCGACCCAACACAAAAAACAGATTGGACTAAAGTAGATAATAACACTGATACATTAGCGAAGCTAAAAAGATTACTTCAGTAG
- a CDS encoding TonB-dependent receptor — MKKIILKKFACPYFPKISLKMKLSTILLFVSLFKIQAHTYSQNTKITLHVKEAAIGQIFNKIETISEFRFLFESGKIDVNRKITLDVNKKNISEVLQILFNGTDVVYKINDRQILLTVKPKVSAVNKESKAVIVKPDQILEISGIVSDQNKVPLPGVNVVVKGTTNGTQTDMDGKFTIKGVEENSILVFSYLGFITQEAAVKNTTTINVTLLEDVAQLNEVVLVGYGSVKKKDVTGAVATIGNKELNRVGATSPMQALQTNAAGVNISQKSGSVGSDFNIQIRGANSLTGGTPLYVVDGVMTDNINFLNPNDIQRIDILKDASSTAIYGSRGSNGVVIVTTYSGEGMKSKKSSITYSGYVGVRAITNMPDFLNSYDESVAWTRDRQVARDLVQANPIIDSPTYGFPTVINEDGTNYWEEALENRRGTDWLGDFLKSSIQQNHFISANGSNETTSYVIGFGYQGDNGNAEGQSYEKYNFKASIDASPGDKFSIGANINLAYSDRELVSRQGYTQQLFRMPSYAPAKDAAGNTVQSPMIGISSNVNPYAFLESNSKYNVEQFNILSNFYLGYKPAKWISLKSTFSPSAVFSRTGEYLDRFASRSISVARMWNDNRLSYVWDNQLNINKEIGRHSISYDFIQSSQFDRLESTYVFGRDVPFQSLWYNVQSAPQRDATSGFSKSTLLSFTNRFNYSFNDKYLVTATIRWDGSSKLSPGNKWASFPSGAVAWKLKEESFLKDVSQIDNLKLRVSFGYTGNNNIAPYSSQSALNSQTYYDWDGTSANGFLPATLSNSKLTWERTREWNFGTDFGFFGNRITGEINYYDRLSEDLLMNRKLATPTGWANMIDNVGSVSNRGVEIQLKTINIDNADFKWETSFIFSSNKNKIVELYGAKKDDVANRWFIGQPVNVVYAMVFDGIWQKDELAPADQRALEGTAKVKDLNGDGKIDIDHDMKVLGSPTPDWIGTFSTTFTYKNWDLTGVVFTKQGSYVFSPFHKEFTDFNSKVILDVPYYVRENPITPARSSNTYPQATFTGQYWGESAEAYGYPGFNKDVSFVRIQNITLGYNFSTNVLSKMGLSSMRVYANVLNPFTFTKYDGFDPEWAGAEMSGVDATNTAYVIYQLGVNLKF; from the coding sequence ATGAAAAAAATAATTCTGAAGAAATTTGCATGCCCATATTTTCCTAAAATTAGTTTAAAAATGAAACTCTCGACCATCTTATTATTTGTTTCTTTATTTAAAATTCAAGCCCATACTTACTCTCAAAACACTAAGATTACATTACATGTGAAAGAAGCTGCTATTGGACAGATTTTTAATAAGATAGAAACTATTTCCGAATTTAGATTTTTATTCGAAAGTGGTAAAATAGATGTAAATCGAAAGATTACTTTAGATGTAAATAAAAAAAATATTTCCGAAGTTTTACAAATACTATTTAATGGTACCGATGTAGTATATAAAATTAACGACCGTCAGATTTTATTAACGGTCAAACCGAAAGTTTCTGCTGTAAATAAAGAATCCAAAGCCGTAATCGTAAAACCGGACCAGATTTTAGAGATAAGCGGAATTGTCTCAGACCAAAATAAGGTACCGCTTCCAGGGGTAAATGTCGTTGTTAAAGGAACAACAAATGGTACTCAGACCGATATGGATGGTAAATTTACTATTAAAGGAGTTGAAGAAAACAGCATTTTAGTATTTTCTTATCTGGGCTTTATTACTCAAGAAGCAGCAGTGAAAAATACGACAACAATCAATGTTACATTATTAGAAGATGTTGCTCAGCTAAACGAAGTAGTTTTAGTAGGATATGGTTCTGTTAAAAAGAAAGATGTCACTGGAGCTGTGGCGACTATAGGCAATAAGGAGTTAAATCGAGTGGGTGCCACAAGTCCTATGCAGGCATTGCAAACCAATGCCGCTGGGGTAAATATCTCTCAAAAATCAGGTTCGGTAGGAAGTGACTTTAATATTCAGATTCGTGGAGCTAATTCACTAACGGGCGGGACACCGCTTTATGTGGTTGACGGAGTAATGACGGATAATATCAATTTCTTAAATCCCAACGATATTCAGCGAATAGATATTCTTAAAGATGCATCTTCAACAGCTATATATGGTTCCCGTGGTTCTAATGGGGTTGTAATAGTGACAACATATTCAGGAGAAGGCATGAAAAGTAAAAAGTCAAGTATTACGTATTCAGGTTATGTGGGGGTTCGTGCTATCACTAACATGCCAGACTTTCTTAATAGTTATGATGAAAGTGTTGCATGGACAAGAGACAGGCAAGTAGCGAGGGATTTAGTGCAGGCAAATCCTATTATAGATTCACCTACATACGGATTTCCGACTGTCATCAATGAAGATGGTACAAATTATTGGGAGGAAGCCTTAGAGAATAGAAGAGGAACAGACTGGCTTGGCGACTTCCTTAAATCGAGCATACAGCAAAATCATTTTATATCTGCCAATGGAAGTAATGAAACCACAAGTTATGTAATTGGATTTGGATATCAAGGCGATAATGGAAATGCTGAAGGACAATCGTATGAAAAGTATAACTTTAAAGCTAGCATAGATGCCAGCCCTGGTGATAAATTTTCAATTGGAGCTAATATTAATTTAGCTTATTCAGATCGTGAACTTGTTTCCAGACAAGGATATACACAGCAGTTATTTAGAATGCCGTCTTATGCGCCCGCAAAAGATGCTGCAGGTAACACCGTTCAATCTCCTATGATTGGAATTTCGAGTAATGTGAATCCGTATGCTTTTCTAGAATCAAATTCTAAATATAATGTGGAACAATTTAATATTTTATCTAATTTTTACTTAGGATATAAACCCGCTAAATGGATTAGTTTAAAATCTACTTTTTCACCTAGTGCTGTTTTTTCAAGAACAGGAGAGTATTTAGACAGATTCGCATCACGCTCTATATCAGTAGCCAGAATGTGGAACGATAACAGACTTTCCTATGTATGGGATAATCAGTTGAATATTAATAAAGAAATAGGCAGACACTCTATTTCATACGATTTTATACAATCATCTCAATTCGACCGTTTAGAGTCAACTTATGTATTTGGCAGGGATGTTCCTTTTCAATCACTTTGGTATAATGTGCAGAGTGCACCGCAAAGAGATGCCACTTCTGGATTTAGCAAAAGTACCTTGCTTTCCTTTACCAATAGATTCAATTATTCATTCAATGATAAATATTTGGTTACAGCCACCATTAGATGGGATGGTTCTTCTAAACTTTCTCCTGGCAACAAATGGGCTTCATTTCCCTCAGGAGCTGTAGCATGGAAATTAAAAGAGGAATCATTTCTAAAAGATGTTTCTCAAATAGATAATTTGAAATTACGTGTAAGTTTTGGTTATACCGGCAATAATAATATTGCTCCATATTCTTCACAGTCAGCCTTAAACTCGCAAACTTATTACGATTGGGACGGCACATCAGCTAATGGTTTTCTGCCGGCTACACTTTCGAATTCTAAATTAACTTGGGAACGCACAAGAGAATGGAATTTCGGAACTGATTTTGGTTTCTTTGGAAATCGAATTACAGGGGAGATTAATTATTATGACCGTCTTTCAGAAGATTTATTAATGAACCGCAAGCTGGCTACACCAACAGGCTGGGCAAATATGATTGACAATGTAGGTTCTGTAAGCAATCGAGGAGTTGAAATTCAGCTTAAAACAATAAATATAGATAATGCTGATTTTAAATGGGAAACGAGTTTTATATTTTCCAGCAATAAAAACAAGATTGTTGAACTTTATGGCGCCAAAAAAGACGATGTTGCTAACAGATGGTTTATTGGCCAGCCTGTAAATGTCGTTTACGCAATGGTTTTTGATGGTATTTGGCAAAAAGATGAGCTGGCGCCGGCAGATCAGCGAGCTTTGGAAGGAACAGCAAAAGTAAAAGATTTAAATGGCGATGGTAAAATTGATATTGATCATGATATGAAAGTTTTAGGATCTCCTACGCCTGACTGGATTGGGACTTTTTCTACCACTTTTACCTATAAGAACTGGGATCTAACTGGTGTCGTATTTACCAAACAAGGTTCCTATGTATTTAGTCCTTTCCATAAAGAGTTTACAGATTTTAACAGTAAAGTCATTTTGGATGTGCCTTATTATGTGAGAGAAAATCCTATAACACCTGCCAGAAGCTCCAATACATATCCTCAAGCTACCTTTACTGGGCAGTATTGGGGTGAAAGTGCCGAAGCATATGGCTACCCAGGATTTAATAAAGACGTATCGTTTGTTCGAATTCAGAATATTACATTAGGATATAATTTTAGTACTAATGTCTTGTCTAAAATGGGGTTGTCATCCATGAGAGTATATGCGAATGTTTTAAATCCTTTCACATTTACTAAATATGATGGATTTGATCCTGAGTGGGCTGGTGCAGAAATGTCTGGTGTAGATGCCACAAATACTGCTTATGTAATCTATCAGCTTGGTGTTAACCTTAAATTTTAA